The sequence below is a genomic window from Sorangiineae bacterium MSr12523.
AGAACGGAGGAACTCCTCCGTGAAGAGCGGTCGCACATCGCGCACGAAGAGGCTCGGATCCTGGCTCCACGTGAGGAGGCCGAGGCCGCGCGGACTCATGGTATCGGCGTAGATCACGCCGGGAATGTTGCGGCTGCGAAGGAGCTTCCCCAGCTCGGACGCCACGTCGTTGGCATTGACGTTGACGGGCACGTCGAACGCGAGCAGCTGCATGAAGAGGCGGCGATTCATGCTCTGGCGCACGCCTTCTTTTTTGCCGCCGTATTCGTTCACGTCGATCTTGGGCAGCCCCGGTTGTTTCGCTTCGGTGGTTTCGCTGGTGCCGCCTTCGGGCCTTTGGGTGGTGGTGCTCATGCCAGGAAGAATGTTACATAGCGCCCTATGCAGCTCAATCGCGAATGGTCCCGTCTCTTGGAAAGCTACAAGGACGATCATCAGAACCCGAAGAACCAGGCCTTCCATTCCATCGGCATCCCCATGATCGCCGCCTCGATCCCCATCGGCGCCACGATCGTCGGACTGCCGCTGGCCGCGGGCCTCTTTACCGTGGGCTGGGGCTTCCAGTTCGCGGGACACGCGTTCGAGGGAAAGAAGCCCTCTTTCGTCGAAGACAAGCGCAGCTTGGTCGTCGGCCTCCTCTGGTGGGGTGAGAAGGTGGGGCTGGTGAAGCTGCAAACGACGTCGGAGAACGGCTCGGCCAGCTAGATCTCCTCGGTTTTCGGCCCACTCCTGCTCCCCCTCCCGATCCCGTCTTTTTCGTTTCGGGAGCGGGAGCGGGAGCGGGAGCGGGGAACAAGGCGCATACTTGGGGCATGGAGCTCGTCGCCCTTCTTATGCTTCTGC
It includes:
- a CDS encoding DUF962 domain-containing protein; translated protein: MQLNREWSRLLESYKDDHQNPKNQAFHSIGIPMIAASIPIGATIVGLPLAAGLFTVGWGFQFAGHAFEGKKPSFVEDKRSLVVGLLWWGEKVGLVKLQTTSENGSAS